The genomic segment ttttttcatttaaggtatttgattaattttaaggattttttttttttaaagaaaatttgtgatgccaaaaattaaaaaaataaaaataatcttttttttaacatttctgacCATCCTTGAATACATCATGCGTTATCACACAGGtttggagagagaaaaaaaaagatttttccaaaactttcaaggcATATTTAGTTCTCCAAAACTCTTCCAAACCTAAAATCTGATATTtgaaaattccatgactttcccatgattttttttatccgtACGAACGCCGTCAGGAACGTTAGGCGGCAGTAAAAGAGTCGGCGCTCACCTGTCCGGGGTGATGAGCGAGCGGATGGTGATGGCGGCCTTCAGCCTCTGTTTCACATCCAGGTAACTGGACGGCTCGTCAAACATAAAactgcagcacagaaacaaaacGTCACAAAACGAGCGTAAACCGTTAAAATCTCTGATCTTTGATCTCAGCGGGTCGTCTCCTCACATGTCGGCTCTCTGGATGCAGACGACGGCGCAGGCGAACCTCTGCAGCTCTCCTCCGGACAGATCCTCCACGTTCCTCTCCCGCAGGTGACTCAGATCTGCCcggcaacaacaaaaaacaaccaatcacagagcagataTAAACAGCACTGTGTATCACCAACGTTCATTTGGGATTCATCAATATATTAACTTAAAACTGATC from the Plectropomus leopardus isolate mb unplaced genomic scaffold, YSFRI_Pleo_2.0 unplaced_scaffold2884, whole genome shotgun sequence genome contains:
- the LOC121938211 gene encoding ATP-binding cassette sub-family E member 1-like, producing the protein CRADLSHLRERNVEDLSGGELQRFACAVVCIQRADIFMFDEPSSYLDVKQRLKAAITIRSLITPDRYIIVVEHDLSVLDYLSDFICCLYGVPSAYGVVTMPFSVREGKNAKTHK